One stretch of Pedobacter riviphilus DNA includes these proteins:
- a CDS encoding phage holin family protein — MQENKDKSIEDLVDDAKGFLEARVEYTRLYLVEKVSKVFADLVTSTVVIVCFILAFLFGSVTLALYLSDLLGSYAGGFGCVSLFYILIALGVYLTKDKYIEKAIINVAIRRYFDKLADKEEDEKV, encoded by the coding sequence ATGCAGGAAAATAAAGATAAAAGCATTGAAGATCTTGTAGACGATGCCAAGGGTTTTTTAGAGGCCAGGGTTGAGTATACAAGACTTTACCTGGTAGAAAAAGTCTCTAAAGTTTTTGCCGATTTAGTAACCAGTACGGTAGTTATTGTTTGTTTTATATTGGCCTTTCTATTTGGCTCAGTAACTTTGGCGCTTTATCTGTCTGATCTTTTAGGTAGTTATGCTGGAGGCTTTGGCTGCGTTTCCTTATTCTATATTCTAATCGCACTAGGTGTTTATTTAACTAAAGATAAGTATATTGAAAAGGCAATTATTAATGTAGCCATTAGAAGATACTTTGATAAACTTGCAGATAAGGAGGAAGATGAGAAGGTATAA
- a CDS encoding YtxH domain-containing protein: protein MNDNSKVVVALLAGLAAGAALGILFAPDKGDETRDKLSQSLKDLGDSIKDKAADEINHLASLKDKVVSSIKTKLRSVEEEYSDDVEHA, encoded by the coding sequence ATGAATGATAACTCAAAAGTTGTAGTTGCGCTTTTAGCCGGATTAGCTGCCGGTGCGGCTCTAGGAATTTTGTTCGCACCAGATAAAGGTGATGAAACCCGCGATAAACTAAGCCAATCGCTAAAAGATTTAGGCGATTCTATCAAGGATAAAGCTGCTGATGAAATTAACCACCTTGCTAGCTTAAAGGATAAAGTAGTAAGCTCAATCAAAACAAAACTAAGAAGCGTAGAAGAAGAATACAGCGACGACGTAGAGCACGCGTAA
- a CDS encoding AI-2E family transporter — MSVFSYKQRNNINLVIIIALGVLIAYSLQSIFSAILSTLVLYTIMRPAYIHLAENKGWNKRVTAIFLIAISIILIVMPFYALSSMVISKISELKNNEVFFRNLLVKLQHLIPVKINQDLIQEGLNRLGNWATQLFPSLISSAVNIILSLLVMYFLLYFMLIERKKFEFSLIKYAPFREQNALRFGDEMRNTTYANVLGQGLICLVQGSLLSLSFYVLGYKDPVFWGVITTFISFVPVLGPPVVFVPAAILQIANGNNFAGWAMLIFGFVVIINIDNVLRFIIAKKVGNIHPIITVIGVIIGIPLFGILGLVFGPLLLSYFILLVKIYETSTLASERLERIKTNNEHTEL; from the coding sequence ATGTCAGTATTCTCTTATAAACAACGCAACAACATTAACCTGGTTATTATTATTGCACTTGGGGTATTAATTGCATATTCTTTGCAAAGTATTTTTAGTGCTATTTTAAGTACTTTGGTGCTTTATACGATCATGCGGCCAGCCTATATTCATTTGGCAGAAAATAAAGGGTGGAATAAAAGAGTAACAGCTATTTTTCTTATCGCCATTTCTATCATACTCATTGTAATGCCTTTTTATGCATTAAGTAGTATGGTAATCAGTAAAATTTCAGAATTGAAGAACAATGAAGTTTTTTTTAGGAATTTACTGGTTAAATTACAGCATCTTATCCCGGTTAAAATTAATCAGGATCTTATTCAAGAAGGATTAAACCGTTTAGGGAATTGGGCCACTCAGCTTTTTCCTTCTTTAATATCGAGTGCAGTAAATATTATATTAAGCTTATTGGTGATGTACTTTTTACTCTACTTTATGTTAATAGAGCGGAAAAAATTCGAATTTTCACTGATTAAATATGCGCCGTTCAGGGAGCAGAATGCACTTCGTTTTGGCGATGAAATGCGCAATACAACTTATGCAAATGTACTGGGTCAAGGGCTGATCTGCCTTGTTCAAGGTTCGCTTTTGAGTCTTTCCTTTTATGTTTTAGGTTATAAAGATCCCGTGTTTTGGGGGGTAATTACAACATTTATTTCTTTTGTGCCTGTTTTGGGGCCACCTGTTGTTTTTGTTCCGGCTGCGATTTTGCAGATTGCGAACGGTAATAATTTTGCTGGCTGGGCCATGCTTATTTTCGGTTTTGTAGTCATTATCAATATCGATAATGTGCTAAGGTTTATCATTGCAAAAAAAGTTGGCAATATTCATCCCATAATTACAGTAATTGGCGTAATTATTGGTATCCCTTTATTTGGAATATTGGGCCTTGTTTTTGGCCCGCTACTGTTATCTTATTTTATATTGCTCGTTAAGATTTACGAAACCAGTACGCTTGCATCAGAAAGATTGGAAAGAATTAAAACAAATAACGAGCATACGGAGTTATAA
- a CDS encoding sigma-54-dependent transcriptional regulator, translated as MKKKVLIVDDEISIGLLLSKFLTKNGFEVSNVTTGRTVLQILEKERFDLVLCDYRLDDTDGKEILIHIKENYPATGVIIITGYSDIKLAVELIKLGAFDYIVKPLYPDEILNTINKALETQEDLKSTQNFEHAGGNLSDFQDCPEYINGESDASVLLLKQIQLVAPTGYTVILTGKSGTGKECVAKTIHLNSARSKEPFIAMDCGSLTKDLAASEFFGHEKGAFTGAVFTKIGHFEQANGGTLFLDEIGNLSYEIQATLLRAVQERKIKRIGSTKEIDLDVRLIVATNENLVESIKKGSFREDLYHRFNEFSIHVPSLKYRDNDILIFAEHFLATVNKELNKNIEGFSDEVKKCLLTYHWPGNVRELKNVIRRIALLTDGNRIETHVLPLELGMSDYPKAEQDKKALLFQRELNNVKSLDLRNAAKEAEYTAILEVLKAVNFNKTKAAKILNIDRKTLYNKIKFVEIGDDV; from the coding sequence ATGAAAAAGAAGGTACTCATTGTTGACGATGAAATCAGCATCGGTTTATTGCTATCCAAATTTTTGACTAAAAACGGATTTGAGGTTTCAAATGTAACAACCGGCAGAACGGTTCTACAAATTCTAGAAAAAGAGCGGTTCGATTTGGTATTGTGCGATTATCGGTTGGATGATACAGATGGAAAAGAAATTTTGATCCACATTAAAGAAAACTATCCAGCTACAGGTGTTATCATTATTACAGGTTATTCGGATATTAAGCTTGCCGTAGAATTAATAAAACTTGGCGCTTTCGATTATATTGTAAAACCGCTTTACCCGGATGAAATTTTAAATACCATAAATAAGGCCCTTGAAACGCAGGAAGATTTAAAATCAACTCAAAATTTTGAACATGCAGGTGGCAATCTTTCCGATTTTCAAGATTGCCCTGAGTATATAAATGGCGAAAGCGATGCTTCGGTGCTTTTATTGAAACAGATTCAGCTTGTTGCACCAACAGGATATACTGTCATTTTAACAGGGAAAAGCGGCACCGGGAAAGAATGTGTTGCTAAAACCATTCATCTGAACAGTGCACGCAGCAAAGAACCTTTCATCGCTATGGATTGTGGTTCTTTAACCAAAGATTTAGCTGCAAGTGAATTTTTTGGACACGAGAAAGGCGCATTTACCGGAGCAGTCTTCACTAAAATTGGCCACTTTGAGCAGGCTAACGGTGGTACATTATTTCTTGACGAGATCGGCAACCTTTCCTACGAGATCCAGGCAACTTTACTCAGGGCTGTACAGGAGCGGAAAATAAAGCGGATTGGAAGTACGAAAGAGATAGATCTGGATGTGCGGCTTATTGTAGCTACAAATGAAAATTTAGTAGAAAGCATTAAGAAAGGCTCGTTCAGGGAAGATTTGTACCATCGCTTTAATGAATTTTCTATACACGTTCCATCATTGAAATACCGGGATAATGATATCCTTATCTTTGCTGAGCACTTTTTGGCTACAGTGAACAAAGAATTGAATAAAAACATTGAAGGCTTTTCTGATGAAGTGAAGAAATGTTTATTAACATACCACTGGCCGGGTAATGTACGCGAGCTGAAGAATGTGATCAGGCGGATAGCTTTATTAACAGATGGAAATAGGATAGAAACCCATGTTTTACCATTGGAGCTTGGAATGAGTGATTATCCTAAGGCGGAGCAGGATAAAAAAGCACTTCTTTTTCAGCGGGAACTCAATAACGTCAAATCACTTGATTTGAGAAATGCAGCCAAAGAAGCAGAGTATACAGCTATTTTAGAAGTTTTAAAAGCAGTTAATTTCAATAAAACCAAGGCGGCAAAAATCTTAAACATCGACAGGAAAACGCTTTACAACAAAATCAAATTTGTTGAGATTGGTGATGACGTATAA
- a CDS encoding enoyl-CoA hydratase/isomerase family protein: MAYQNLISEIKENILYITINREKALNALNKDTLAELADVIAFAGKTDEVRGVILTGAGEKAFVAGADIKEFSDYSGKQGEDLAKRGHDLVFNAIENSSKPFIAAINGFALGGGLELAMACHIRIASDHAKLGLPEVTLGLIPGYGGTQRLTQLVGKGKAIEMITTANMITASDAEKIGLVNYVVPQPDLISKAEEILNVIKQRAPLAISAAIKSVIAAVNNNNGYATEIEEFGKCFETADFKEGVTAFIEKRKANFTGK; this comes from the coding sequence ATGGCATACCAGAATTTAATTTCAGAGATTAAAGAAAACATTTTATACATTACCATCAACCGTGAAAAAGCACTGAATGCTTTAAATAAAGATACTTTAGCCGAACTGGCTGATGTAATTGCTTTCGCTGGTAAAACTGATGAAGTAAGGGGCGTTATTTTAACCGGAGCAGGTGAAAAAGCCTTTGTTGCAGGAGCAGATATTAAAGAATTTTCTGATTATAGTGGTAAACAGGGAGAAGATTTAGCAAAACGTGGTCATGATCTGGTTTTTAATGCCATTGAAAATTCTTCAAAGCCATTTATTGCAGCAATTAATGGATTTGCTTTGGGCGGAGGACTAGAGTTGGCGATGGCCTGCCATATACGCATCGCATCAGATCATGCAAAATTAGGTTTACCTGAAGTTACTTTAGGCTTAATTCCGGGTTATGGCGGTACCCAACGCCTTACACAATTGGTTGGAAAAGGTAAAGCAATAGAAATGATTACTACCGCAAATATGATCACAGCTTCGGATGCAGAAAAAATAGGCCTTGTAAATTATGTTGTTCCGCAGCCTGATCTAATTAGCAAGGCTGAAGAGATACTGAATGTGATTAAGCAACGCGCACCACTAGCTATTTCAGCTGCAATAAAATCTGTAATTGCAGCTGTAAATAACAACAATGGCTACGCTACCGAAATTGAAGAATTTGGTAAATGTTTCGAAACGGCCGATTTTAAGGAGGGGGTAACCGCGTTTATTGAAAAAAGAAAAGCAAATTTCACCGGAAAGTAA
- a CDS encoding cobalamin B12-binding domain-containing protein, whose amino-acid sequence MMSKVLNRPIRVLVAKVGLDGHDRGAKVIATSLRDAGMEVIYTGLRQTPEMVVNTALQEDVDAIGISILSGAHMTVFPKIIHFMKEKQLDDVLLTGGGIIPEADRLKLAEMGVGELFPPGTTMASIVEYIQNWVTENRNF is encoded by the coding sequence ATGATGAGCAAAGTATTAAATCGGCCTATCCGCGTTTTAGTAGCTAAAGTTGGATTAGATGGCCATGACAGGGGAGCCAAAGTAATTGCAACTTCCTTACGAGATGCAGGCATGGAAGTAATTTATACCGGCCTACGCCAAACACCAGAAATGGTGGTAAACACAGCGCTTCAGGAGGATGTTGATGCCATTGGGATTTCTATCCTATCGGGCGCGCACATGACGGTTTTTCCAAAGATTATTCATTTTATGAAAGAAAAACAGTTAGATGATGTGTTGTTAACCGGTGGAGGGATCATTCCGGAAGCAGATCGGTTAAAACTTGCAGAAATGGGTGTTGGGGAGCTATTTCCACCAGGTACAACAATGGCAAGTATTGTAGAATATATTCAGAATTGGGTTACAGAAAATAGAAATTTTTAA
- a CDS encoding glutamine--tRNA ligase/YqeY domain fusion protein encodes MSEEKSLNFIEEIVENDLNSGKYETLVTRFPPEPNGYLHIGHAKAICLNFGLTQKYGGYTNLRFDDTNPVTEKTEYVTSQQEDIRWLGFNWKNELYASDYFDELYGFAIKLIEKGLAYVDESSADEIAALKGTPTEPGQDSPYRNRGIEENLDIFTKMKNGEFPDGAYILRAKIDMASPNMLMRDPIIYRIKHAEHHRTGNKWCIYPMYDFAHGQSDSIENITHSICTLEYVSHRELYDWFIEKLEIFPSKQYEFARLNLTSTVMSKRKLLQLVNENLVNGWDDPRMPTISGLRRRGFTPKSVREFCERIGIAKRENLIELSLLEFCIREDLNKTANRVMAVLDPIKLVITNYEKGTEDLIGENNPEAEDGGGTRVIPFSNELWIEREDFMEVPAKKWFRLAPGAMVRLKFAYIVKCEDFVKDENGNVTEIHCTYIPESKSGNDTSGVNVKGTIHWVSVAHAKTAEIRLYDRLFTSETPDAEEGDFKDYLNPESLTVLPNAYIEPALATADLESRYQFIRKGYFCLDKDSTADKLVFNRTVTLKDTFKKPN; translated from the coding sequence ATGAGTGAAGAAAAGTCATTGAACTTTATTGAAGAAATTGTTGAGAACGACTTAAATAGTGGTAAGTACGAAACTTTGGTTACGCGTTTCCCGCCGGAACCTAATGGTTATCTACACATCGGCCACGCGAAAGCGATATGCTTAAATTTCGGACTAACACAAAAATACGGCGGCTATACCAACCTACGTTTTGACGATACCAACCCGGTAACTGAAAAAACAGAATACGTAACCAGCCAGCAGGAAGATATTAGATGGCTGGGTTTTAACTGGAAAAATGAATTATATGCCTCAGATTATTTTGACGAGCTGTATGGTTTTGCCATTAAACTGATCGAAAAAGGTTTGGCTTATGTTGACGAGAGTTCTGCAGATGAAATTGCAGCTTTAAAAGGCACGCCAACAGAACCAGGGCAGGATAGCCCGTATCGTAACCGCGGCATTGAAGAAAATTTAGACATTTTCACGAAAATGAAAAATGGCGAATTTCCTGATGGCGCATATATTTTGAGAGCAAAAATCGATATGGCCAGTCCGAATATGTTAATGCGCGATCCAATTATTTACCGCATCAAGCATGCCGAACATCACCGTACAGGTAACAAATGGTGCATTTACCCGATGTACGATTTTGCTCACGGGCAAAGTGATAGTATTGAAAACATCACGCACTCTATCTGTACATTGGAATATGTTTCGCACCGTGAACTGTATGATTGGTTTATCGAAAAATTAGAGATTTTCCCTTCGAAACAATATGAATTTGCCCGTTTAAACCTTACCAGCACGGTAATGAGTAAACGTAAGTTACTTCAACTGGTTAACGAAAACTTAGTAAATGGATGGGACGATCCGCGCATGCCTACCATTAGTGGTTTGCGTAGGAGGGGTTTTACACCGAAGAGTGTACGCGAATTTTGCGAACGTATTGGTATTGCCAAACGCGAAAATTTAATTGAGCTAAGTTTACTGGAATTTTGTATCCGCGAAGATTTAAATAAAACCGCTAACCGTGTAATGGCTGTTCTAGATCCAATTAAACTGGTGATTACAAATTACGAAAAAGGAACAGAAGATTTAATCGGCGAAAACAATCCAGAGGCTGAAGATGGTGGAGGTACACGTGTGATTCCTTTTAGCAACGAACTTTGGATAGAACGTGAAGATTTTATGGAAGTACCAGCAAAAAAATGGTTCCGTTTGGCACCAGGCGCAATGGTCCGCTTAAAATTCGCTTATATTGTTAAATGCGAAGATTTTGTGAAAGATGAAAACGGAAACGTAACCGAAATTCATTGCACTTATATTCCTGAATCGAAAAGTGGAAACGATACCAGCGGCGTAAATGTTAAAGGAACAATCCACTGGGTAAGTGTAGCACATGCTAAAACTGCCGAAATTCGTTTATACGATCGTTTATTTACCTCAGAAACGCCAGATGCTGAAGAAGGAGATTTTAAAGATTACTTAAATCCTGAAAGCTTAACGGTTTTACCTAACGCTTATATCGAGCCAGCATTGGCAACGGCAGATCTGGAAAGCCGTTATCAGTTTATCCGCAAAGGTTATTTCTGTTTAGATAAAGATTCTACAGCCGATAAATTGGTTTTCAATAGAACGGTAACCTTAAAGGATACGTTTAAGAAACCGAATTAA
- a CDS encoding N-acetylmuramoyl-L-alanine amidase produces the protein MLFSRLSKSLSISAFSLVLILSACGSSKYAATEKIYKEKAKDFSKIINTTPPAGQLYDSLGAANQEWIGSVNFGIRKPNFVVIHHTAQDSLAKTIETFFSTKAGTSAHYVISRDGKVVHMVNDYLRANHAGVSKWGKDTDLNSSSIGIELDNNGLTDPWPDVQINSLLKLLATLKKTYGIPTANFIGHADIAPKRKNDPKNFPWKKLADKGFGYWYDDVLKNPPVDFNTEMALKYIGYDTSNLPAAITAFKIHFIQSDITPTLTPVDILVLYNVYTKY, from the coding sequence ATGTTATTTTCCAGGTTATCAAAATCATTATCTATTTCCGCTTTTTCTCTGGTGCTTATTTTATCTGCCTGCGGAAGCAGCAAATATGCCGCAACGGAAAAAATCTATAAGGAAAAAGCAAAAGATTTTTCGAAAATAATTAATACCACTCCACCGGCTGGTCAGCTTTACGATTCATTGGGAGCTGCAAATCAGGAATGGATTGGCTCTGTAAATTTTGGGATACGTAAGCCAAATTTTGTGGTGATCCACCATACCGCTCAAGATAGTTTGGCAAAAACCATAGAAACATTTTTCTCTACTAAAGCAGGTACGAGCGCACATTATGTTATTAGTCGCGACGGTAAAGTGGTGCATATGGTGAATGATTATTTACGCGCAAACCATGCTGGTGTGAGTAAATGGGGGAAAGATACCGACTTAAACTCTTCATCGATAGGCATTGAACTGGATAATAATGGCTTAACTGACCCATGGCCCGATGTGCAGATTAATAGCTTGCTTAAGTTATTGGCCACTTTAAAGAAAACATACGGTATACCTACGGCAAATTTTATCGGTCATGCTGATATTGCGCCTAAACGTAAAAATGATCCGAAAAATTTCCCCTGGAAAAAGCTGGCCGATAAAGGTTTTGGTTATTGGTATGATGATGTGCTGAAAAATCCTCCTGTAGATTTTAATACCGAAATGGCCTTAAAATATATTGGCTATGATACCAGTAATCTCCCTGCGGCAATCACCGCTTTCAAAATTCATTTTATCCAAAGTGATATTACGCCTACTTTAACACCAGTGGATATATTGGTGCTGTATAATGTGTATACGAAGTATTAA